In Magnolia sinica isolate HGM2019 chromosome 12, MsV1, whole genome shotgun sequence, a single genomic region encodes these proteins:
- the LOC131220032 gene encoding uncharacterized protein LOC131220032: MALAKIISGLKKGKFLFSIGKNPSTTMGDFMNRAQKYSNVEDFFSSRKGTHHAGNSSGDKKRKDAPFQPSTSKKRSDEDRFHSQRLSRKSKSRFSLYTPLNTSLEQILLDIRDKKLLHWPSCMKTEAEIVTLIRKGHLCQCIKEEKQAQKDEQLTRVTNDVTEIWTIYEGPSGGGDSNQSRKAHARSIDPKHYIHLADRSSKELRMSPCSLTFTEDDAHEIQHPHDDALVVNMTIANCKVYRILVDMGSSANILYFEAFDKMGIDRSRLQPVRTSLHGFAGDKIILEGTISRPVIAGEGQNQVTLLVDFLVVNTPSTYNVILGRPSLNSMRAVVSTYHLIMKFPAVGGIDYLLGD; the protein is encoded by the exons ATGGCTCTGGCTAAGATAATCTCTGGGCTCAAGAAAGGAAAGTTCCTATTCTCGATAGGGAAAAACCCTTCGACTACGATGGGAGACTTCATGAATCGAGCACAAAAATATTCGAATGTCGAGGACTTCTTTAGCTCTCGAAAAGGGACTCATCATGCGGGAAACTCCTCTGGAGACAAAAAGCGCAAGGATGCACCGTTCCAGCCAAGCACGAGCAAAAAAAGGTCAGATGAGGATAGATTCCACAGCCAAAGGCTGAGTAGAAAATCCAAAAGCCGATTCAGCTTGTATACTCCTCTCAATACATCTCTAGAGCAGATCCTCCTGGATATCCGAGACAAAAAGCTGTTACATTGGCCGAGCTGTATGAAAACAGAAGCAG AGATCGTGACTCTCATTCGCAAGGGACACTTGTGTCAGTGCATAAAGGAAGAAAAACAGGCTCAGAAGGACGAGCAACTGACTAGAGTAACAAACGATGTTACTGAGATCTGGACGATATACGAGGGACCTTCCGGAGGTGGGGATTCAAACCAATCCCGAAAAGCTCACGCTCGGAGTATTGACCCCAAGCATTACATCCACTTAGCTGATAGGTCGAGCAAGGAACTTCGGATGAGTCCATGCAGTCTGACGTTTACAGAAGATGACGCACACGAAATTCAACATCCTCATGATGATGCCTTGGTAGTAAACATGACGATAGCCAATTGCAAGGTGTATCGTATCTTGGTCGACATGGGGAGCTCAGCCAATATCTTGTACTTTGAGGCATTCGACAAGATGGGTATTGATAGATCTCGCCTCCAACCCGTTCGAACCTCGTTGCACGGTTTTGCAGGCGATAAAATCATCTTGGAAGGGACGATCTCTCGCCCGGTCATAGCAGGAGAAGGACAAAACCAAGTCACCTTGTTGGTAGACTTTCTGGTGGTAAACACACCGTCGACATACAACGTCATCCTTGGACGACCATCACTTAACTCTATGAGGgcagtggtatccacataccatttGATAATGAAGTTTCCCGCTGTTGGAGGAATCGACTACCTCCTAGGAGATTAG